TTCACTCTGATCGCTTTCAGCCCGAAGGCTATGGGTTCTTCCTCCATACCCTCGATGGAGTCCACCACGTCTATGGACTCGAGCTTCTCGCGGATGGCCTCCTTGAACTCCTCGTAGTCCACATCGGCACTCTCAGGAAGGACTTTCAGGTCCACGAGTACCTTCGACACCGCTATCACCCCCTTAAGGACCTATGAAACCGCAGTTGGGACACTGGTACCGGTTGCCCAACCTCCTGCACTTCTGACACCTGGTGATCACGACCTCACCGCACTTCGGGCACGGGTGGGAAACCGCACGTTCGCCGGGAGCGATCGGTCCACCGCACGCGGAACATACGGCGTAGTCGGCACGTTCTATACGACCTGCCTCGGTCATCTCGACTTCCTCTGCGGCCTCCTTGATGAGTTCCTCCCTCGTCTTACCACCTGTTTCCTTCAGCTCCTCCGAGGAAGCCCTCTCTACACCGACTTCCCGCTCCTCGTTCTTCTCCGCCAATCGGTACCCCCTAGGGATTGGCCCGAAAAGGATGCTATATCAATGGCGGGCTAGCCCTTCTTCCTGATGTAGATCACGAAGTGATCCTCCTCTTCTTCCACGTCTAAGATCTCGTGCCCGTTCTCCTCGGCGAACCTCCTGATATTGTCCTTCGCGGGAGGGTAATCGCCGACGACCTTCAGGACTTCCCCTTCGCTCATATCATCCAGCTTCTTCCTGGTTTCGAGCACGGGCATAGGACAGATCTTACCCCGGACGTCCAACTCCTCGTCGTACTCGACCATCCGGATCGCCCCCAATCTGACTCCACGTGATAGGTATTCGGATTTGTTCCCTACGATCTTCAATAGGTATGAGGTTAGCTAATGGTCATATTTAATTGCGAACTCCATTAGTATAATGCAGGAATTCGATTTAATAATGAGTGAGAAAGTACCAAGTTGAAGGGATCCTATTGGATATTAGAGATATTTGGAAAGAACTCGGAATCGACCTAGAGCGGCATGATAAGTTGCTCGAAGCCCTGCCGGAGACGTACGAGCAGATCTTCCTGAGTCAGGAAAACCGCCCAGAGCGTATGTCCTACTTCGATGAGGTAGTCGCCGATATCCACGGAACACGGGTCCAGGAGCTGTACGAGATGAGAGAGGAAGGTAAACCGATCCTGGGGACGTTCTGCGTCTACGTGCCGGAGGAGATC
Above is a window of Methanopyrus sp. SNP6 DNA encoding:
- a CDS encoding elongation factor 1-beta gives rise to the protein MSKVLVDLKVLPESADVDYEEFKEAIREKLESIDVVDSIEGMEEEPIAFGLKAIRVKVVVPDAEGGTDALEDALKEVDEVNQVEVVSASRTL
- a CDS encoding zinc finger domain-containing protein; protein product: MAEKNEEREVGVERASSEELKETGGKTREELIKEAAEEVEMTEAGRIERADYAVCSACGGPIAPGERAVSHPCPKCGEVVITRCQKCRRLGNRYQCPNCGFIGP
- a CDS encoding sulfurtransferase TusA family protein; its protein translation is MVEYDEELDVRGKICPMPVLETRKKLDDMSEGEVLKVVGDYPPAKDNIRRFAEENGHEILDVEEEEDHFVIYIRKKG